A part of Mycolicibacterium sp. TUM20985 genomic DNA contains:
- a CDS encoding NUDIX hydrolase: MLVRDTAAGIKVFLMRRHAAMEFVAGVMVFPGGGVDDRDRNAPIAWFGPEPTWWAQRLGVDTDLAEALVCAAARETFEESGVLFAGPADDPDGIVGDASVYGDARAALANHSLSFADFLRTEKLVLRADLLRPWANWVTPKEERTRRYDTYFFVGALPEGQRADGDNTETDRAFWSTPQAGLDDFAEGRSFLLPPTWTQLDSLNGRTVAEVLAVERVIEPVEPHLAAAGGNWQIEFFNSERYNAARNRRAPDGYATDAPQA, from the coding sequence ATGCTGGTGCGTGACACCGCCGCGGGCATCAAGGTCTTCCTCATGCGTCGACACGCGGCGATGGAGTTCGTGGCCGGCGTCATGGTGTTCCCCGGCGGCGGGGTCGACGACCGCGACCGCAATGCCCCCATCGCCTGGTTCGGGCCCGAGCCGACGTGGTGGGCGCAACGTCTCGGCGTCGACACCGACCTGGCCGAAGCCCTCGTCTGCGCCGCCGCGCGGGAGACCTTCGAGGAGTCCGGAGTGCTCTTCGCCGGACCCGCCGACGACCCCGACGGCATCGTCGGCGACGCGTCGGTCTACGGCGACGCCCGCGCCGCCCTGGCCAACCACTCACTGTCCTTCGCCGACTTCCTCCGCACGGAGAAGCTCGTGCTGCGGGCCGATCTGCTGCGGCCGTGGGCCAACTGGGTCACGCCCAAGGAGGAGCGCACCCGCCGCTACGACACCTACTTCTTCGTCGGAGCGCTTCCCGAGGGGCAGCGGGCCGACGGTGACAACACCGAAACCGACCGGGCGTTCTGGAGCACGCCGCAGGCGGGTCTCGACGACTTCGCCGAGGGCCGTTCCTTCCTGCTGCCGCCGACCTGGACGCAGCTGGATTCGCTCAACGGGCGCACCGTCGCCGAGGTCCTGGCCGTCGAGCGCGTGATCGAGCCGGTCGAGCCCCACCTCGCGGCAGCCGGTGGCAACTGGCAGATCGAGTTCTTCAACAGCGAGCGCTACAACGCCGCCCGCAACCGCCGAGCGCCGGACGGTTACGCCACCGACGCGCCCCAGGCATGA
- a CDS encoding ABC transporter ATP-binding protein, with protein MPADPSDPLDGEDPVDPDLLIDFTRITLRRGGKTLVGPVTWAVELDERWVVVGPNGAGKTSLLRIAAAMDHPSTGTAYVLGERLGRTDLAELRARVGLSSSALSQRIPDDEVVRDLVVSAGYAVLGRWREKYEDVDYEQAIDMLESLGAEHLSDRTYGTLSEGERKRVLIARSLMTDPELLLLDEPAAGLDLGGREELVARLADLAADPDAPATVLVTHHVEEIPPGFSHCLLLSEGMVVASGLLTDVLTSENLSKAFGQSIDLDLIDGRYFARRTRSRAAHRRRAQ; from the coding sequence GTGCCAGCCGACCCCAGCGATCCCCTCGACGGAGAAGACCCAGTCGACCCAGACCTGCTGATCGACTTCACCAGGATCACCCTGCGGCGCGGTGGCAAGACCCTCGTCGGACCCGTCACCTGGGCCGTCGAACTCGACGAACGCTGGGTCGTGGTCGGTCCGAACGGGGCTGGCAAGACATCGCTGTTGCGCATCGCCGCCGCGATGGATCACCCGTCGACGGGGACCGCCTACGTGCTGGGCGAACGCCTCGGTCGAACGGACCTCGCCGAGCTACGGGCCCGCGTCGGCCTGAGTTCCTCGGCGCTGAGCCAGCGCATCCCCGACGACGAAGTGGTCCGCGACCTCGTCGTGTCGGCCGGCTACGCCGTGCTGGGCCGATGGCGGGAGAAGTACGAGGACGTCGACTACGAGCAAGCCATCGACATGCTGGAAAGCCTTGGCGCCGAACATCTCTCGGACCGAACCTACGGCACGTTGTCCGAAGGGGAGCGCAAGCGCGTCCTCATCGCCCGCTCGCTGATGACCGACCCCGAGCTGCTGCTGCTCGACGAACCCGCCGCCGGTCTCGACCTCGGCGGACGGGAGGAACTCGTCGCGCGGCTCGCCGATCTGGCCGCCGACCCGGACGCCCCCGCCACCGTCCTGGTCACCCACCACGTCGAGGAGATCCCGCCGGGGTTCAGCCACTGCCTGCTGCTGTCCGAGGGCATGGTCGTCGCCTCGGGCCTGCTGACCGACGTCCTGACGTCGGAGAACCTGTCGAAGGCCTTCGGCCAGTCGATCGACCTCGACCTCATCGACGGGCGCTACTTCGCGCGTCGCACCCGCAGCCGCGCCGCACACCGGAGGAGAGCCCAGTGA
- the yczE gene encoding membrane protein YczE — protein MTRALARATALLVGLVGYGFSMAVMVRAGLGLDPWDVFHQGLAGRTGMTIGIASAVVGVAVLLAWIPLRNRPGIGTVANVIVIAVTVDAALAVLPAPTSLPVRVAMMLGAVLLNAISTVLYIGAGLGPGPRDGLMTGLVARTGLSVRLVRTSIEATVLTVGWLLGGTVGVGTVVYAFGIGPLVQLILRITPARWLAASGWAFTEPRLATMSECQPTPAIPSTEKTQSTQTC, from the coding sequence GTGACGCGCGCACTGGCGAGAGCCACGGCACTGCTGGTCGGCCTCGTCGGTTACGGCTTCTCGATGGCGGTCATGGTCCGCGCCGGGCTCGGACTCGATCCGTGGGACGTCTTCCACCAGGGTTTGGCCGGCCGCACCGGCATGACGATCGGCATCGCGTCTGCGGTGGTCGGCGTCGCCGTCCTGCTGGCGTGGATCCCGCTGCGCAACCGGCCGGGCATCGGCACCGTGGCCAACGTGATCGTCATCGCGGTCACCGTGGATGCCGCCCTGGCCGTCCTGCCCGCGCCGACCAGCTTGCCGGTGCGCGTCGCGATGATGCTCGGCGCCGTGCTCCTCAACGCCATCAGCACCGTGTTGTACATCGGTGCCGGTCTCGGCCCCGGGCCGCGCGACGGTCTGATGACCGGGCTGGTCGCGCGCACCGGGCTCTCGGTCCGGTTGGTGCGTACGTCGATCGAGGCGACCGTGCTGACCGTCGGCTGGCTGCTCGGTGGCACCGTCGGGGTCGGCACCGTCGTCTACGCATTCGGCATCGGTCCGTTGGTTCAGCTGATTCTGCGCATCACTCCGGCGCGGTGGCTCGCCGCGAGCGGGTGGGCGTTCACCGAGCCTCGGCTGGCTACGATGAGCGAGTGCCAGCCGACCCCAGCGATCCCCTCGACGGAGAAGACCCAGTCGACCCAGACCTGCTGA
- the yczR gene encoding MocR-like transcription factor YczR, giving the protein MTVELLGRRLDVDLLARELGNWRTTNASGPAYQGLADALRLLIVDGRLPVGAQLPSERALADTLRVSRTTVTAAYAQMRDDGYLRARQGARSTTALPVVGPVARTATHAAPARFAGTAGANLAAATLAAPVAAVSQAFAEAAERVTPYLHDIGIELVGVLPLREAIAERYCARGLPTTADEIMVTTGALHAISLILATYTEPGDRVLVEQPTYHGALAAMATNGIRPVPVAMTRDGWDLDAVEAAVRQLSPSLAYLVPDNHNPTGMTLPPAGRRRLAQIIAETRTRTVIDESITDMWLDEAVPPPLAGYLTARRDLVLTVGSMSKSFWGGLRIGWIRAERSALMTIGAIRPAVDMGTPIVEQLAAARLLGAADELLPDRRETLRARRALLLALLEEHLPDWRPDPSKGGMSLWVRLPAPMSTALSAAASRLGVEIPPGPRFGVDGTLERFIRVPYTLPDEQLTEAVELLARAWRSVTGTGAGTGTGAGAVVI; this is encoded by the coding sequence GTGACCGTTGAATTGCTGGGGCGCAGGCTGGATGTGGATCTTCTGGCTCGCGAGCTGGGTAACTGGCGCACGACCAATGCCAGCGGTCCCGCCTATCAGGGCCTGGCCGACGCCCTGCGGTTGCTGATCGTCGACGGCCGCCTTCCCGTCGGCGCGCAACTGCCCAGCGAACGGGCCCTCGCCGACACTCTGCGGGTTTCCCGGACCACCGTGACCGCGGCTTACGCGCAGATGCGCGACGACGGCTATCTCAGGGCACGTCAGGGCGCGCGCAGCACGACCGCACTGCCCGTGGTCGGCCCGGTCGCCCGCACCGCCACCCACGCGGCACCGGCGCGATTCGCCGGAACGGCGGGAGCCAACCTCGCCGCCGCCACGCTGGCCGCACCCGTCGCCGCCGTGTCCCAGGCGTTCGCGGAGGCCGCCGAGCGGGTGACCCCCTACCTGCACGACATCGGGATCGAGCTCGTCGGGGTGTTACCACTGCGGGAGGCGATCGCCGAAAGGTATTGCGCGCGAGGTCTTCCCACGACCGCCGACGAGATCATGGTGACCACGGGCGCACTTCACGCCATCAGCCTCATCCTGGCGACGTACACCGAGCCCGGCGACCGCGTGCTGGTCGAGCAGCCGACCTACCACGGCGCCCTTGCGGCCATGGCCACCAACGGCATTCGCCCGGTGCCGGTCGCCATGACCCGCGACGGTTGGGATCTCGACGCCGTCGAGGCAGCGGTACGTCAGCTGTCGCCGAGCCTGGCCTATCTGGTGCCCGACAATCACAATCCGACCGGCATGACGTTGCCACCGGCAGGCAGGCGACGTCTCGCCCAGATCATCGCCGAGACCCGCACCCGCACCGTCATCGACGAGTCGATCACCGACATGTGGCTCGACGAGGCCGTGCCCCCGCCGCTCGCCGGCTACCTGACGGCGCGACGAGACCTGGTGCTGACGGTCGGCTCCATGTCGAAGTCGTTCTGGGGCGGTCTGCGCATCGGCTGGATCCGCGCCGAGCGCAGCGCCCTGATGACCATCGGTGCGATCCGTCCAGCCGTCGACATGGGCACACCCATCGTCGAACAGCTTGCTGCCGCAAGGCTTCTCGGTGCCGCCGATGAGTTGCTTCCTGACCGCCGCGAGACGTTGCGCGCCCGCCGGGCACTGTTGCTCGCGCTGCTCGAAGAGCACCTGCCCGACTGGCGCCCCGATCCCAGCAAGGGCGGGATGTCGCTATGGGTGCGCCTGCCCGCCCCGATGAGCACCGCGCTGTCCGCCGCGGCCTCGCGATTGGGCGTGGAGATTCCGCCGGGCCCGCGGTTCGGCGTCGACGGCACCCTGGAGCGCTTCATCCGCGTGCCCTACACGCTGCCCGACGAGCAACTGACCGAAGCAGTCGAGCTGCTGGCGCGGGCGTGGCGCAGCGTCACCGGCACGGGGGCAGGCACCGGGACCGGCGCCGGCGCGGTCGTCATCTAG
- the serB gene encoding phosphoserine phosphatase SerB: protein MNTSRVSVLITVTGVDQPGVTSALFEVLAKHEVELLNVEQVVVRGRLTLAVLVAGPGDVAGSGLRDEVTAAIHGVGLDVTIERSDDMPVLREPSTHTIVVLGRPITAEAFGVVAREAATLGVNIDTIRGVSDYPVTGLEMRVSVPPGGAYGQLQTAMARVAVAEGVDIALEDYSLSRRAKRLIVFDVDSTLIQGEVIEMLAERAGALAAVAEVTEAAMRGELDFAESLHKRVATLAGLPASVLDEVADQIELTPGARTTIRTLRRLGFHCGIVSGGFRQVIEPLAHELMMDFVAANELEIADGKLTGRVIGNVVDRPGKAKALRDFAQQAGVPMDQTVAVGDGANDIDMLAAAGLGVAFNAKPALREVADASLSHPYLDTVLFILGVTRGEIEAADAVDGMLRRVDIPDGS from the coding sequence GTGAATACGTCGCGGGTGTCGGTGCTCATCACCGTCACCGGAGTGGATCAACCGGGTGTGACGTCGGCCCTGTTCGAGGTCCTGGCCAAGCACGAGGTCGAGCTCCTCAACGTCGAACAGGTCGTCGTCCGCGGCCGCCTGACCCTCGCGGTCCTGGTGGCCGGTCCCGGTGACGTCGCGGGCTCCGGGCTTCGCGACGAGGTCACCGCCGCGATCCATGGCGTCGGGCTCGACGTCACGATCGAACGCAGTGACGACATGCCGGTGTTGCGCGAGCCGTCCACCCACACCATCGTCGTGCTCGGCCGTCCCATCACGGCCGAGGCGTTCGGGGTGGTGGCGCGGGAGGCGGCGACGCTGGGCGTCAACATCGACACCATTCGCGGCGTGTCCGACTACCCGGTGACGGGGCTCGAGATGAGGGTCTCGGTCCCGCCGGGTGGCGCCTACGGTCAGCTGCAGACGGCGATGGCGCGGGTCGCCGTCGCCGAGGGCGTCGACATCGCGCTCGAGGACTACAGCCTGTCGCGACGGGCCAAGCGGCTCATCGTGTTCGACGTCGACTCGACCCTGATTCAGGGTGAGGTCATCGAGATGCTGGCCGAGCGGGCCGGTGCGCTCGCCGCCGTCGCCGAGGTCACCGAAGCCGCCATGCGCGGTGAACTGGACTTCGCCGAGTCCCTGCACAAGCGGGTAGCCACGTTGGCCGGGTTGCCCGCGAGCGTCCTCGACGAGGTCGCCGACCAGATCGAGCTGACGCCGGGGGCGCGGACGACCATTCGGACGTTGCGCCGCCTCGGCTTTCACTGCGGGATCGTCTCCGGCGGCTTCCGGCAGGTGATCGAACCGCTCGCGCACGAGCTCATGATGGACTTCGTGGCCGCCAACGAGCTGGAGATCGCCGACGGGAAGCTGACCGGCCGCGTCATCGGCAACGTCGTCGACCGCCCGGGTAAGGCCAAGGCGCTCAGGGACTTCGCCCAGCAGGCCGGGGTGCCGATGGATCAGACCGTCGCCGTGGGTGACGGCGCCAACGACATCGACATGCTCGCCGCGGCGGGACTGGGCGTCGCGTTCAACGCCAAACCCGCGCTGCGCGAGGTCGCCGACGCCTCACTGAGCCATCCCTACCTGGACACTGTGCTGTTCATCCTCGGGGTGACGCGTGGCGAGATCGAGGCCGCCGACGCGGTCGACGGAATGCTGCGCCGGGTCGACATCCCCGACGGCTCGTAG
- the ctaD gene encoding aa3-type cytochrome oxidase subunit I, translating to MVAEAPPIGELEARRPFPARMGPKGNLIYKLVTTTDHKLIGIMYCVACFVFFFIGGLMALFMRAELSLPGLQFLSNEQYNQLFTMHGTVMLLFYATPIVFGFANLVLPLQIGAPDVAFPRLNAFSFWLFLFGALIAIGGFITPGGAADFGWTAYSPLTDAIHSPGAGGDLWIMGLAVGGLGTILGGVNMITTVVCMRAPGMTMFRMPIFTWNILVTSILVLLAFPLLTAALFGLAADRHLGAHIYDPANGGVLLWQHLFWFFGHPEVYIIALPFFGIVSEIFPVFSRKPIFGYTTLIYATISIAALSVAVWAHHMYATGAVLLPFFSFMTFLIAVPTGIKFFNWVGTMWKGQLTFETPMLFSVGFLVTFLLGGLSGVLLASPPLDFHVTDSYFVIAHFHYVLFGTIVFATYAGIYFWFPKMTGRLLDERLGKVHFWLTFIGFHTTFLVQHWVGNEGMPRRYADYLPTDGFTTLNVVSTIGAFILGISTIPFVWNVFKSWRYGEPVVVDDPWGYGNSLEWATSCPPPRHNFTELPRIRSERPAFELHYPHMVERMRAEAHIGGGPHPSGGDVTEADDVKVRS from the coding sequence TTGGTAGCCGAAGCGCCCCCAATCGGAGAACTCGAGGCCCGCCGCCCATTTCCGGCACGGATGGGCCCGAAGGGCAACCTGATCTACAAGCTGGTGACCACCACCGATCACAAGTTGATCGGCATCATGTACTGCGTCGCCTGCTTCGTCTTCTTCTTCATCGGCGGCCTGATGGCGCTCTTCATGCGCGCCGAGCTTTCCCTTCCGGGTCTGCAGTTCCTGTCCAACGAGCAGTACAACCAGTTGTTCACCATGCACGGCACGGTGATGCTGCTGTTCTACGCGACGCCCATCGTGTTCGGCTTCGCGAACCTGGTGCTGCCACTGCAGATCGGCGCGCCCGACGTGGCGTTCCCGCGACTGAACGCGTTCTCGTTCTGGCTGTTCCTGTTCGGTGCGCTGATCGCGATCGGCGGTTTCATCACCCCCGGCGGTGCGGCCGACTTCGGCTGGACCGCGTACTCGCCGCTGACCGACGCGATCCACTCGCCCGGCGCAGGTGGTGACCTCTGGATCATGGGGCTGGCCGTCGGTGGTCTGGGCACCATCCTCGGTGGCGTCAACATGATCACCACGGTGGTCTGCATGCGCGCGCCCGGCATGACGATGTTCCGGATGCCGATCTTCACCTGGAACATCCTGGTGACCTCGATCTTGGTGCTGCTGGCGTTCCCGCTGCTGACCGCGGCGCTGTTCGGCCTTGCCGCCGACCGCCACCTCGGCGCTCACATCTACGATCCGGCGAACGGCGGTGTGTTGCTGTGGCAGCACCTGTTCTGGTTCTTCGGCCACCCCGAGGTGTACATCATCGCGCTGCCGTTCTTCGGCATCGTCTCGGAGATCTTCCCGGTGTTCAGCCGCAAGCCGATCTTCGGCTACACCACGCTGATCTACGCCACCATCTCGATCGCCGCGCTGTCGGTGGCGGTGTGGGCGCACCACATGTACGCCACGGGAGCCGTTCTGCTGCCGTTCTTCTCGTTCATGACGTTCCTGATCGCGGTGCCCACCGGGATCAAGTTCTTCAACTGGGTCGGCACCATGTGGAAGGGCCAGTTGACCTTCGAGACACCGATGCTGTTCTCGGTGGGCTTCCTGGTCACGTTCCTGCTCGGCGGCCTGTCGGGGGTGCTGTTGGCCAGCCCGCCGTTGGACTTCCACGTCACCGACTCCTACTTCGTGATCGCGCACTTCCACTACGTGCTGTTCGGCACGATCGTGTTCGCCACCTATGCGGGCATCTACTTCTGGTTCCCGAAGATGACCGGCCGGTTGCTGGACGAACGCCTGGGCAAGGTGCACTTCTGGCTGACGTTCATCGGGTTCCACACCACGTTCCTGGTGCAGCACTGGGTCGGCAACGAGGGCATGCCGCGTCGCTACGCGGACTACCTGCCGACCGACGGCTTCACCACGCTGAACGTCGTCTCGACGATCGGTGCGTTCATCTTGGGCATCTCGACGATCCCGTTCGTGTGGAACGTGTTCAAGAGCTGGCGCTACGGCGAGCCGGTGGTAGTGGACGATCCGTGGGGTTACGGCAACTCGCTGGAATGGGCCACTAGTTGCCCGCCGCCGCGGCACAACTTCACCGAGCTGCCCCGAATCCGTTCGGAACGGCCGGCTTTCGAGCTGCACTACCCGCACATGGTGGAACGCATGCGTGCCGAGGCGCACATCGGCGGCGGTCCGCACCCGTCCGGCGGCGACGTCACCGAGGCCGACGACGTCAAGGTCCGCAGCTGA